Sequence from the Ignavibacteria bacterium genome:
ACTCCCTGCCGCAATGGTAACAGCGGCACACGAATTTCATCACGCAATTCAGATGGGGAATTACATTCTTCGCTATTCCGATACCTTCTTTCACGAACTCGTATCCACATCCATGGAAGAATTTGTATTTCCGGAAGTAAATGACTATCTCGCATATTTGCCTGATTATTTCGAAAACCCGGGACTCTCCATTTCAAAGTATTCGGGTTATTGTCTCGCACCGTTCTCCCTCATGTTAAAGGAAAGACTCGGTTATGATATAATTAAAAGGCAGTGGGAGTTGATGATTAGAGACAGGGCTGTAAAAGCGATCGTGAATTCTCTTACCGAGGCCGGTTCATCCGCAACTGAAGAATTTAACACTTTTGGAATGTGGAATTATTTCACAAGTTACAGAGCAATCCCCGGGAAATATTACAAAGATGCTGCCCGGTTCCCGGTTTTGGTAAATTACATGAAATCTGACATTGCCGGGAACAGAGTCGATATCTCGTTGAAGGCGCACCCTGTTACCAACAATTCCCTTATGGTGGCAAATTCCCAAAACGGCTCCCGTGACACAGTTGTTACCATAGTTACCGATTATTCAACCGACAAGTGGTTCGACTCACCCGACTCATACCTTGATTATTCCTACAGTCTATACACATATCAGGCGGATGGGTCTGCTCTTCTTTTTGGCAGTTATTATGATAAATTCGGGAAAAACCCGGCATATCAGGCAAAAACGGCGACCATTATAAATAATGTTGTGATAAGCAGGGGGGATCAACCCCAAAATGCGGAAAATGATCCGTATCCTTCACCCTTCACATACGGGAAAAACAGAGAAGATGTGATATATTTCCCTTTTAAATTTTTGCAAAATACCACAACGATTCTCAATGTATATAATGTGGCGGGAGACCTGATCTATTCAGGAGAAGAACCCTCATGGGGTGTATTAAGGAATCTGGTGAAGTGGCAGGTTCGCAACAATTTTGGGCAAAAACTCTCCTCGGGTGTCTATATTTACATACTCAAAGCAAACGATCAGAATAAATCAGGCAAATTTGTAATTCTCAACTGATGAATTGAAGCAATAAAGGAAAATTTTAATTTAGATGACTAAATTAGTCTTGAATAAACTTACAAAAACATTCGAAAGAAGAGTAATCTTTAAGGATGTGAACCTCGAGTGGTCTGCTCCCGGACTTTTTGGCGTGGCAGGTCCCAACGGCTCCGGAAAATCGACCCTTGTGAAGGTGGTCACCGGACTTATTTCTGCTACATCGGGGGAAGTCTATCTCGAATCAGACGGAAAAAAGTTTACACCGGCTAATTCGACCGGTCATTTTGGTTTCGCCTCCCCCTACCTCGTACTCTACGATGAGTTTACCGCAAAGGAAAATCTCGAATTTACAATGAATATCAGGGGTAAGCAGCTTGATGAAGCGAAAATGGACTCACTTCTCGATCATTTTTCCCTACTCAAGAGGAAAAACGACCTTGTCAGAGCCTATTCATCGGGTATGAAGCAGAGGCTTAAAATAATCTTTGCATTTATCCACAATCCGGAACTCATTATTCTGGATGAACCGACCGCCAATCTCGATGCTGAAGGCAAGGGAAAGGTTTATGAACTCGCAAAAAGCATTGCACAGGAGAAAATTGTAATTTTTGCAACAAATGAAGAAGAAGAACTTGCCATGTGCAAAGAGGTCATCAAGATTATGGATCATAAGCCGGCAGGGAGGGACTGACGATGTTTAAACAAGCCCTTTGGCTTTTCAATAAAGACCTTACATCCGAGCTTCGTACAAGATATGCAATTAATGCTCTCGGAATGTTCATTGTTGTCACGATCAGCGTTATCCTTTTTGCGATAGGGCAGGAGAAAATAAGTTCGGCTCTCGCCGGCGGTCTCCTTTGGGTGGTAATTTTCTTTACCGCCATGTCGGGGCTTTCAAGGGCATTCGTTTCGGAGGAGGAAAGAGGAACAGCACTTCTGTTGCAACTGATTGCCAGTCCGACAGTTGTTCTAACGGGAAAACTTTTTTATAATCTTATCCTCGTATTCGCCATGAATATGGTGATTCTGGTGCTCTATTCTGCTTTGTTTGATGCATTTGTGCTGAAGAATGTTTTTATCTTTTTCTTCTCCTTTGTATTGGGGAATACCGGATTGGCATTTGCATCAACCATCATTGCATCCATAATTGCAAAAGCAAACTCGAAAGGGACACTTTACCCCGTACTTTCGTTTCCGATTCTGCTGCCACTTCTACTGATGCTGGTGGAAATTACGAAACGGTGTTCGGATGGAGTAACATTTGAAGAAATTTCACCCGAGTTTTTCGCCCTGGTCAGCTACAATGTTGTAATCGCAGCAGCAAGTTATATGCTGTTCGACTTTATCTGGAAAGAATGATTTTTAAAATTTAATGAGGAAATACAAATTGAGAACAGCTCTTATTACCGGCATTACGGGACAGGACGGAAGTTATCTTGCCGAACTGCTCCTCGAAAAAGGATATACTGTACATGGAATCATCCGCCGCAGCAGTTCTTTTAATACAGGAAGAATAGATCATATTTACAACAACGATGAAGTAAGAAACAAAAGATTTTTCCTCCATCACGGTGATGTGGTCGATACCAGCAATCTTAACAGACTTCTCGAAAAAATCGCTCCCGATGAAATTTACAACCTCGCTGCCCAAAGTCATGTGAAGGTTTCATTTGATGTCCCCGACTATACAGCACAGGTGGATGCGCTCGGAACATTGAGATTTCTTGATGCAATGAGAGAAACAGGCTTAAACGCCAAAACGAAGTTTTATCAGGCTTCAACGAGTGAACTCTACGGTAAGGTTCAGGCTATTCCGCAGGATGAAAAGACACCTTTCTATCCAAGATCGCCCTATGCGGTTGCTAAGATCTATGCCTATTGGATAATTGTAAATTATCGCGAGGCTTATGACCTCTTCGCATCCAACGGTATACTTTTCAACCATGAATCACCAAGAAGAGGCGAGACATTCGTTACGAGGAAAATAACCATGGCAGCATCAGCCATTGTGACGGGAAAAGAGAAAACTCTCGTACTCGGTAACCTATCCTCCAAAAGAGACTGGGGCTTTGCACCGGAATATTGTGAAGGGATGTGGCGTATACTTCAGGCAGAGAAGGCAGACGATTTTGTGCTCGCTACAGGCGTTACCAATACTGTAAGAGATTTCTGCAAGATGGCATTCGCCGGTCTCGGAATAGAGATTGAATTTAAAGGTGAAGGTGTCGATGAAAAAGGTGTCATAAAATCAATTGATGAAGATTATCTAAAATCCCTCATCGAAAAATATACTACCAAATATACGGGTCCTGTCGATCTTTCGCAGTTAAAACCCGGCAGAGTGGTTATTGAAGTGAGCCCAAAATATTTCAGACCTACTGAAGTTGATCTGCTGATTGGTAATCCTGCCAAAGCAAAAAATGAACTTGGTTGGGAAGCAAAGACACAACTGGATGAACTGGTGAAGATAATGGTGAACGCTGATTTTAATTCAGCTCTTAATGCGAGATAACAATTCGAAATAGCCACGGGGGTGCTTACCTGTTGCACCCCCCCAAGCTATCTTTTGCAAAGACCCTCTGACGAATTAATTTCATTCACTAACATTTTTGACTATAAAATCCGGGATGTCGCCCCCGACATCCCACGAAGATGGTTCCTTTTATCTTACCCTGAAACTACTACCTGCAATTTATGATGGCTTTTTTGCACACCCCAAAAGACTTCTGATTGTTTACCCTTGTCTCGATTACCTGTAATTTGATTATGGTGGTTTTACTCACCCCAAAAGACTTCTGATTGTTTACCCTTGTTTCGATTACCTGTAATTTGCTGATGGTGGTTTTACTCACCCCAAAAGACTTCTGTTTTGAATACCCTGAACGGAATTAATCATAATTACTGGGTGAAATATATGCGGGAGGGGTTACTGAAACGATTAATGAAACGGCACTTTCCGAAAAAAGTTGAAATAATATCAAACTTTTTTCATAATAGTACTGATTATTTGGGGATTTTTGTTCGGTTTTTAGTTTTTCAGGATTGTCTGAATGGAATGCGGGTATTTTTTACCGTAAACAGTTTCATACTCTTTTTGGAAGGTCTGCCATGCCTCTTCAACCAAAGAATGCCTTCCAAGATGGAAAAGAGATCTTAATTTATACTTGAATGCCTCTTCGTTTGCAGGATCAAAAAGGTCAACGAACCCCGCAGTCTTGTTGCACGCATGGAAATCTTTTGACTCATAAAGGTATGCACATCTAAGAAGTAGAATTTCCAATATCCGGTTGGAGAGTGCAAATCTTTCCCTCTCCGCCCAATCCGATTTTATCCCTTCAAGGATGGTTCCTCCCTTGATGATGCCGGTAAACTTCTCCATGACAGCATCAATTGAAATTTTACCTTTTACTTCGAGCAGGCTGAACAGAGAGGCAAGTTCCGCCATTTCATTTGTAACAGGTGGAGCCGTTGTCAGACAGACCCTGTCATCATCTATCTCCAGTTTTACACTGTCGAGCTTGTTCAGAGTTTTTCGGAGTTTTGAGAAGGCAACATTTCTGTTGTTTTTAAGTTTCTCTTTCGGGATGTCCGACCATATTATCTTCTCGAGTTTTCTTAGTGGTACCGTCGGAGTCTTGCCAAATGTGGTGTAGTAGAGGATCGCTGAAAATATTTCCTGAAGTTTGGGGGTAAGTTCAGACTGAATTTCAGACCCGTCCCTGTCTATCAGCCTCAAACCGCCAAAGAGGGTGATAACATTTTTTACTTCGGGTTTTATATCATCCGGGAAAAATTCACTTACGGGGTTCCTGGTTGTATCGGGTTCATTCTTTTTTTGTCTTCGCCGGCGAATGATTATAAAGAGGGGAATCAGCAGGGCGACAATGCCGGCTCCTGTGTATGTTATCCATCCGGGATATTGTTTTCTTCCCGGCTCTGGAATCAGATTAAGCCTCTCCCGGTATTCTTTTTCGGTCATTGCGGGTAGATAGAGGGAGAAAGTCAACAGTTTCTTTTTCGACTTTTCCACTGAGTGAAGTACTGCATAAAGTCTTTTGTAAACCGTATCCAGCTTTACCGACACAAGGTCGAGACTGTCCATTTCGACAGGGAGCAGGTTCCCGGTTATGATTCCGTTGGGCTTTTCTTCGAGTGCAGCTTTCCTGTTATTGGTATTTAATCTGTAGAACGAAGTGACATCCTTTAGCCTCGAACTGTCGGGGAGAGGTGCCTGCTGCCAGTTGAAGTAATAACTCAACTGCCAGCCGGGGTTATCGATTTTAAGATCGAGATCACCCTCGCTGTCATAAGCGGTGATTCCCGTTACTTCGGAAAATTTCCATCTGTGCTTCAGCTCACCGTTGATAATCAACTTCAAATCTCGAAGAATGAGGTCCATGCAATCATTGTCACGATAATTTGCGCCAAAGTTGATTTCTGACGCTTTCCCCGGTTTCAGATACCTGCTCTCGGCTTTCTTCTGAATGCCGTCCAATATTGCAGTCACACTTCCCTTATTTTCATCAACGGAGAGTTTAAATGTAAACTTCCTCTTTTCGGTGAATTCAGAAAGAGGGACAGGAAAAGACAACAGAACAAACCTTCCGTTTACTCTTACCTGAAGATTAACATTCGAAGAATCAGGATGATAGAGATACCGGAGTGCAAGCTGGTATGAACTGTTCCTTATTTCAAAAATGTTTGCAAAAACTCTGTTGTACCAGACGGAAAATCCGAACTCAAGTCCGTATTTCTCACCAGAACCCGAAACATCTTCCTTCAAAATTGAAAATTTTGTTTTTTGAGAATCCAAGAGACGTATCTCTTTTCCGTCAAGGCTCTGCAGTTTGTTGTGATTGCCGTAAAAAAAGAGACCGGGTTCCCGTGTCAAAGATGTATCGGTCGCACTGACCATGAATGAACAGGCAACAAGGAAGAAAATGACGGTGCTGATTGAGCGGTTAATCATTTTTTGACTCGATAAATTCGCTAAAATTCTTGCCGAATTCTTCCTTATAGTGGCGTTTGAACCCTCTCCGGAACGAGTTAAACTCTTTTTTCGCTTCTGTTTCTCTGCCAAGAAGTATCATGGATTTGAGTTTGAACTTCAGGATCTCTTCCCCGAGGGGATCCTGACTCAGGACAATGTCAGATATCTGGACACAGGTCTCAAATTCCTGTTTATTGTAGAAGGTATTCAGAATCCCGACTGATTTCCTGATGATTGCAGATACCATTTCGGTTCTCACTCCGGTTGCCCAGTCAGAATGTATTTCGGCAAGATACTCACCTCTCGATACAATTTTAAGAAAGCGGTTCAAATCCTGATCCGACCAGAGTTTCAAATCCCTGAGGAGCAGATCGTTCATCAACTTCTGTTCGTTTATCATACCGGGAGGAAGGATAATTTTTACAGAATCAGATTCGGTAACAACTGTCATATTGCAATTCGTCGTTATTAGAGAACGCAATTTGGAGAAAGCCACATTTCTGT
This genomic interval carries:
- a CDS encoding ABC transporter ATP-binding protein translates to MTKLVLNKLTKTFERRVIFKDVNLEWSAPGLFGVAGPNGSGKSTLVKVVTGLISATSGEVYLESDGKKFTPANSTGHFGFASPYLVLYDEFTAKENLEFTMNIRGKQLDEAKMDSLLDHFSLLKRKNDLVRAYSSGMKQRLKIIFAFIHNPELIILDEPTANLDAEGKGKVYELAKSIAQEKIVIFATNEEEELAMCKEVIKIMDHKPAGRD
- a CDS encoding heme exporter protein CcmB: MFKQALWLFNKDLTSELRTRYAINALGMFIVVTISVILFAIGQEKISSALAGGLLWVVIFFTAMSGLSRAFVSEEERGTALLLQLIASPTVVLTGKLFYNLILVFAMNMVILVLYSALFDAFVLKNVFIFFFSFVLGNTGLAFASTIIASIIAKANSKGTLYPVLSFPILLPLLLMLVEITKRCSDGVTFEEISPEFFALVSYNVVIAAASYMLFDFIWKE
- the gmd gene encoding GDP-mannose 4,6-dehydratase — translated: MRTALITGITGQDGSYLAELLLEKGYTVHGIIRRSSSFNTGRIDHIYNNDEVRNKRFFLHHGDVVDTSNLNRLLEKIAPDEIYNLAAQSHVKVSFDVPDYTAQVDALGTLRFLDAMRETGLNAKTKFYQASTSELYGKVQAIPQDEKTPFYPRSPYAVAKIYAYWIIVNYREAYDLFASNGILFNHESPRRGETFVTRKITMAASAIVTGKEKTLVLGNLSSKRDWGFAPEYCEGMWRILQAEKADDFVLATGVTNTVRDFCKMAFAGLGIEIEFKGEGVDEKGVIKSIDEDYLKSLIEKYTTKYTGPVDLSQLKPGRVVIEVSPKYFRPTEVDLLIGNPAKAKNELGWEAKTQLDELVKIMVNADFNSALNAR